A single Plasmodium knowlesi strain H genome assembly, chromosome: 13 DNA region contains:
- a CDS encoding general transcription factor 3C polypeptide 5, putative, whose amino-acid sequence MTIDEEGIPAEEGDSPSEDLYTKRKKKKERNESVYFDKLRKSEYICVEIPGRVKKGSRGLSAVESLGGIKKITELFHLQKNGHRNDENLILRVNNNDMFSSFVSANSAKVNNVLIKVKRTRKNMYQFEFLGFVRYMYYFDNMLDFYYIPTFYNRRDYSTNYIHYLTRGGQERGKKKKKKKKSAEVEVEKGEGRSRDAFDHLENPLADETNEQFFPRTFAPSGDMLADRAIGQLGPHQNGDKENMPHMDYFSNGQTQSWNNMMDTQMYNHTRQTSSMMNISVQMYDSDKMANYERGYSQNMSNKNHVGHNKEAPIFLAKCGSKENDENFFVANSNGDGLHRMSIGDKEEENHMDSLKDMRIGEIGKGVGISMSSNSMNVAMSGTPLEVNAQMQLPNGGPSPSDDARFNHLMQTHTQEDDYFSDSDYNELYKKVISCKSNIELFDHVKESEFSTDESEGYELNCCIHSKSTNPYYYRNYEATTTSRYLREYRYLISKFTAPISSNVEASKEEMEKFIQELIINRTEQGARGGSTLQSVVGMAPHLQEVVEEQVQNRNNWGKPVGEYSDARGVLDVRGGDDGENRTGEDAGVHCDDHPDNLSDGEELLMKFPERSGPAQDDQETNESKTASRSVNHTEKQSNQIIVSKKTVHCNPIAKFDDPTFPSIPFDSALKKYVSDKLYKRVKDLFEVRPIWSKEVILEHLDSVSTYCLKSCFSRICFYFTDGPWRRTYCKYGYDPRKDPSSYIYQTIDFRDNYFREIKMKSANEMNKVILKRKNFIDRVVTKIIKRVNITGTRNTNKKGKREEESTSQKGSNTMSVKEESNTDKVHSDENEKRDFNIYSELSQNFSQHHDDNLGSMSYGDKSVYHPSTSNQYPKDIGDLKNMFDIYSSAASSNDEITPQMDEEINDIFQFLKKSITFHLRKSFSAESHFSVSPLKLSTVYQYIDIYDNNVADYLSNLKTQDVCTKDYGWMNSNDIAKIRDILFVRSVTLRRAHLK is encoded by the exons ATGACCATCGACGAGGAAG GAATTCCCGCGGAGGAAGGCGATTCGCCGAGCGAGGATCTCTAcacgaagaggaagaaaaaaaaagaaagaaacgaaAGTGTCTACTTTGATAAGTTGAGGAAGAGTGAATATATCTGTGTGGAAATCCCAGGGAGggtcaaaaaaggaagcaggGGATTGTCAGCCGTGGAAAGCTTAgggggcataaaaaaaataacagaatTATTTCATCTCcagaaaaatggacacagaaatgatgaaaatttaatcCTTAGAGTTAACAATAATGAcatgttttcctccttcgtgTCAGCCAATTCAGCAAAAGTGAACAATGTATTAATTAAGGTTAAAaggacaaggaaaaatatgtaccAATTTGAATTTCTGGGGTTTGTTCGATATATGTACTACTTTGATAACATGCTTGACTTTTATTATATTCCCACGTTTTATAATAGGCGCGATTACAGTACTAATTATATACACTACTTAACAAGGGGTGGACaggagaggggaaaaaaaaagaaaaaaaaaaaaaaatcagccGAAGTGGAAGtggagaaaggggaaggaagatcGCGTGATGCCTTTGACCATTTGGAAAATCCTCTAGCAGATGAGACGAATGAACAATTCTTCCCGAGAACGTTCGCTCCCAGTGGAGATATGCTGGCCGACAGAGCGATAGGACAACTCGGTCCCCACCAAAATGGTGACAAAGAAAATATGCCCCACATGGATTACTTTTCAAATGGTCAAACACAAAGTTGGAACAACATGATGGACACACAGATGTACAACCATACGAGGCAAACCTCAAGTATGATGAACATAAGTGTACAAATGTATGATTCTGATAAAATGGCTAACTATGAACGAGGCTATTCTCAAAATATGAGCAATAAAAATCACGTTGGACATAATAAAGAAGCCCCTATATTTTTAGCTAAATGTGGAAGCAAGGAGAACGATGAAAATTTCTTTGTGGCCAATTCGAACGGAGATGGCCTCCACCGAATGAGCATTGGAgataaggaggaagaaaatcatATGGACTCCTTAAAGGACATGCGAATTGGTGAAATAGGGAAAGGTGTGGGAATTTCCATGTCCAGCAACAGTATGAACGTTGCGATGTCTGGAACCCCCCTAGAAGTAAATGCCCAAATGCAACTTCCAAATGGAGGACCATCCCCTTCTGACGACGCCAGATTTAATCACCTGATGCAGACGCATACCCAAGAGGATGACTACTTTTCAGATTCAGATTACAATGAATTGtacaaaaaagtaataaGCTGTAAAAGTAATATTGAATTATTCGACCATGTGAAGGAGAGTGAATTTTCCACGGACGAAAGTGAAGGATACGAATTAAATTGTTGCATCCATAGCAAAAGTACCAATCCATATTACTACAGAAATTACGAAGCAACAACTACCAGTAGGTATCTGAGGGAGTATAGATATTTAATAAGCAAATTTACAGCGCCGATTTCTTCGAATGTGGAAGcaagcaaagaagaaatggagaAGTTTATTCAAGAGCTTATCATTAACAGAACAGAACAGGGAGCACGGGGAGGTTCCACACTGCAGAGCGTGGTTGGGATGGCCCCACATTTGCAGGAGGTGGTCGAGGAACAAGTGCAAAATCGTAACAATTGGGGTAAACCCGTTGGTGAGTATAGCGATGCAAGAGGAGTGTTGGACGTGAGGGGGGGTGACGACGGGGAGAATCGTACAGGTGAAGATGCAGGTGTGCATTGTGATGACCACCCGGATAACCTCTCCGATGGGGAAGAACTGCTGATGAAGTTCCCGGAAAGGAGCGGCCCGGCTCAGGACGACCAAGAAACGAACGAATCTAAAACCGCAAGCCGAAGTGTAAACCACACAGAAAAGCAGAGCAACCAAATTATAGTAAGTAAAAAAACAGTCCACTGTAACCCTATAGCCAAATTTGATGACCCCACATTTCCATCTATCCCATTCGATTCTGCATTAAAGAAATACGTGTCCGATAAGTTATATAAAAGGGTTAAGGATCTGTTCGAAGTGAGACCCATCTGGTCAAAGGAAGTAATATTGGAACATCTTGATAGTGTGAGCACATACTGTCTCAAGAGTTGCTTCTCTCGAATTTGCTTCTACTTCACGGATGGCCCCTGGAGGCGCACCTATTGTAAATATGGCTACGATCCGAGGAAGGACCCTTCCAGTTATATCTACCAAACCATAGATTTTCGGGACAACTATTTTAGGGAGATTAAGATGAAGAGTGCaaatgaaatgaacaaagttattctaaagagaaaaaactttATCGATAGAGTAGTtacaaaaattatcaaaagggTAAATATTACAGGTACAAGGaacacaaataaaaagggcaAACGAGAGGAAGAGAGCACTTCGCAAAAGGGGAGTAACACAATGAGTGTGAAAGAAGAATCTAACACAGACAAAGTGCACAGCGATGAAAACGAGAAAAGAGATTTTAACATATATTCCGAATTGTCGCAAAATTTCTCCCAGCATCATGACGATAATCTGGGTAGTATGTCCTATGGGGACAAGTCTGTTTACCATCCATCAACAAGCAACCAATACCCGAAAGATATAGGTGatcttaaaaatatgttcgaCATATATTCAAGTGCTGCCTCCTCAAATGATGAAATTACTCCCCAGatggatgaagaaattaatgacatttttcaatttttaaaaaaatcaatcACCTTTCATTTGAGAAAAAGTTTTTCAGCTGAGTCCCACTTTTCCGTAAGTCCCTTGAAACTTTCAACGGTGTATCAatacatagacatatatgaCAACAACGTCGCAGATTATTTATCCAATTTGAAGACGCAAGACGTGTGTACGAAGGATTACGGGTGGATGAACAGCAACGATATTGCCAAAATTAGGGATATTCTGTTCGTCCGGTCGGTTACGCTGAGGAGGGCCCATTTAAAGTGA